A window from Prochlorococcus marinus CUG1435 encodes these proteins:
- a CDS encoding chlorophyll a/b binding light-harvesting protein, which yields MQTYGNPDTTYGWWAGNSGVANRSGKFIAAHVAHAGLIVFWAGAFTLFELSRFDPSVPMGHQPLIVLPHLATLGIGFDANGVAMGDTKPVLAIAIVHLVSSMVLAAGGLLHSLLLPGNLEDSDVARARKFNIEWDNPDKLTFILGHHLIILGFAVIAFVEWARVHGIYDPAIGSVRQVEYELNLAKIWNHQTDFLTIDSLEEVMGGHAFLAFVEITGGAWHIATKQVGEYTKFKGKGLLSAEAVLSWSLAGIGWMAIIAAFWSAANTTVYPTEFFGEPLELKFSISPYWVDTVDLPDGEYTSRAWLANVHYYFGFFFIQGHLWHALRALGFDFKRVTNAISNIDSATVTLKD from the coding sequence ATGCAAACCTATGGAAATCCAGATACTACCTATGGATGGTGGGCTGGTAATTCAGGTGTAGCAAATCGCTCAGGAAAATTCATTGCTGCTCATGTAGCTCATGCAGGATTAATTGTTTTCTGGGCGGGTGCATTCACCCTTTTTGAACTTTCACGATTTGACCCCAGTGTCCCAATGGGTCATCAACCTCTAATCGTTCTTCCTCATTTAGCAACTCTTGGAATAGGGTTTGATGCTAATGGCGTTGCGATGGGAGATACTAAACCTGTTCTAGCGATAGCAATAGTTCACTTAGTTTCTTCTATGGTTTTAGCAGCAGGCGGACTTTTACACTCTTTACTTCTTCCTGGAAATCTAGAAGATTCCGATGTAGCAAGAGCTAGAAAATTCAATATTGAATGGGATAATCCAGACAAATTGACATTTATTCTTGGTCACCATCTAATTATTCTTGGTTTCGCAGTTATCGCTTTTGTTGAATGGGCAAGAGTGCATGGAATTTATGATCCAGCTATTGGTTCTGTAAGACAGGTTGAGTATGAATTAAATTTAGCCAAAATTTGGAATCACCAAACAGATTTTTTAACTATTGATAGCCTTGAGGAAGTAATGGGAGGCCATGCTTTTCTTGCTTTCGTTGAGATCACTGGTGGAGCTTGGCATATTGCTACTAAGCAAGTTGGTGAATATACCAAATTTAAAGGTAAAGGACTTCTTTCTGCAGAAGCTGTTCTTTCATGGTCATTAGCTGGAATAGGCTGGATGGCCATTATTGCAGCCTTCTGGAGTGCAGCTAACACAACAGTTTATCCAACTGAATTCTTTGGTGAACCACTTGAATTGAAGTTTAGTATTTCTCCTTATTGGGTAGATACTGTTGATCTTCCTGATGGTGAGTACACTTCAAGGGCATGGTTAGCAAATGTTCATTACTATTTTGGATTCTTCTTTATTCAAGGTCATCTATGGCACGCTTTAAGAGCCCTAGGCTTTGATTTCAAGAGAGTTACAAATGCTATCAGTAATATTGATAGTGCAACAGTTACTCTTAAAGATTAA
- a CDS encoding glycoprotein has translation MFLKIVIIFVFILIFSNLKNFLKLIRKQKVSKSKKITTFNKKNLNNWMKLTKKERYNLSKQDSVHYMDRRKLLLEEIRNEYKKISRKKSEGEH, from the coding sequence ATGTTCTTGAAGATAGTGATAATTTTTGTTTTCATATTAATATTTTCTAATTTAAAAAATTTTCTTAAATTAATTAGAAAACAAAAAGTTTCTAAGTCTAAAAAAATAACAACTTTCAATAAGAAGAACCTTAATAATTGGATGAAATTAACTAAAAAAGAAAGATATAACTTATCAAAACAAGATTCTGTTCATTATATGGATAGAAGAAAACTTTTATTAGAAGAAATTAGAAATGAATATAAGAAGATATCAAGAAAAAAATCTGAGGGGGAACATTAA
- a CDS encoding TIGR02450 family Trp-rich protein: MENYWTSNKTINGLRHFVLLNETIEKGNISFLMVSVLDSGINLKTTYEELINSGNWHKGWINLSKHQSITEEYVKYKSINKGEDIDEIFINEDSIFNIS, from the coding sequence ATGGAAAATTACTGGACTTCTAATAAAACCATAAATGGATTAAGACATTTTGTTTTATTAAATGAGACTATAGAAAAAGGGAATATTAGTTTTTTAATGGTTTCTGTCCTTGATTCTGGAATTAACTTAAAAACTACTTACGAAGAATTAATAAATAGTGGAAATTGGCACAAGGGTTGGATCAATCTTTCAAAGCATCAATCGATTACAGAAGAATACGTAAAATATAAATCAATCAATAAAGGGGAGGATATCGATGAGATTTTCATTAATGAAGATTCTATATTTAATATTTCTTAA